Proteins from one Candida orthopsilosis Co 90-125, chromosome 2 draft sequence genomic window:
- a CDS encoding Mrpl7 protein (S. cerevisiae homolog MRPL7 is structural constituent of mitochondrial large ribosomal subunit): protein MNRTFVRQLSSSSILFRPGYSTVNPVHHLVNVEKSKLKPGLQNLLLPADDIRSVKFKPTEICQDRVADYYNNTIQSDLLLHFYDHDAEVIEGNKRRSWGTDSPYKVYRSSRNPRGGTRSTKNKYPITSKNVPEIKSVVVHSYNKYALEHPWLNISTRLQLSVITNVKAKQIFNKSNILPWKVRVGRPCGGKVELYDRDMNQFISTLTELVLPRIRAFKGIRFSSGDKNGNISFGLTSEDVQLFPELENFQELFPNLNGIHITFKTTAQDDSQAKTLLSAYGFPFSKE from the coding sequence ATGAACAGGACATTTGTACGTCAGCTCTCTCTGTCGAGCATACTATTTAGGCCAGGATATTCCACAGTAAATCCAGTACATCATTTGGTCAATGTCGAGAAAtctaaattgaaaccaggcttgcaaaacttgttgttgcCAGCCGACGATATCAGATCAGTAAAGTTCAAACCTACGGAAATATGTCAGGATAGGGTTGCCGATTATTATAACAACACAATTCAATCTGATTTACTTTTACATTTTTATGATCACGATGCTGAAGTTATCGAGGGAAACAAGAGAAGATCGTGGGGAACTGATTCACCATATAAAGTTTATCGTTCATCAAGAAACCCACGTGGTGGTACAAGATCAACCAAGAACAAGTACCCAATAACCAGCAAAAATGTGCCTGAAATCAAAAGCGTGGTTGTGCATTCATATAACAAATATGCTTTGGAGCATCCATGGCTAAACATCTCCACCAGACTTCAATTATCTGTAATCACCAACGTCAAAGCCAAacaaatattcaacaaatcaaacattttGCCATGGAAAGTGAGAGTAGGTAGACCATGTGGTGGAAAAGTTGAGCTTTATGATAGAGATAtgaatcaatttatcaGCACATTGACTGAATTGGTATTACCAAGAATCAGAGCTTTCAAAGGTATAAGGTTTAGTTCTGGTGACAAAAATGGGAATATCAGTTTTGGCCTTACTTCAGAAGatgttcaattgtttccggagttggaaaattttcaagaattgtttccaaatttaaATGGTATTCATATTACTTTCAAAACAACTGCACAAGATGACTCGCAAGCAAAGACGCTATTAAGTGCCTATGGGTTTCCATTTTCTAAGGAGTAA